From a region of the Gossypium raimondii isolate GPD5lz chromosome 10, ASM2569854v1, whole genome shotgun sequence genome:
- the LOC105777707 gene encoding guanine nucleotide-binding protein subunit gamma 2 isoform X2 has protein sequence MFFSLIQQAKKLLVLALLFFFFLFVSSKVVFCSNPNLLAFCCVLDFPFPLLLAVSIGFITKEMQSGRPQSVVSPIPQRIHSFQAADTRGKHRIQAELKRLEQEARFLEEELELIERMEKASAACKEMFSNVESRPDPLLPITNGPINPMWDQWFEGPQEAQGCKCWIL, from the exons ATGTTCTTTTCTCTGATACAACAAGCTAAAAAGCTTCTAGTTTTggctcttctttttttcttttttctttttgtttcttcaaaGGTTGTATTTTGCTCAAACCCAAATCTTTTGGCGTTTTGTTGTGTTCTAGATTTTCCTTTTCCCTTGTTGCTAGCTGTTTCAATTGGTTTTATTACAAAGGAGATGCAATCGGGTCGGCCACAATCCGTGGTAAGTCCGATTCCCCAGCGGATTCACTCTTTTCAAGCAGCTGATACCAGAGGGAAGCATAGGATACAAGCTGAACTCAAAAGGCTAGAGCAAGAAGCTAGATTCTTAGAG GAAGAACTGGAGCTGATAGAAAGGATGGAGAAGGCATCAGCTGCATGCAAAGA GATGTTTAGTAATGTCGAAAGTAGACCCGATCCACTACTTCCCAT CACAAATGGCCCTATAAATCCCATGTGGGATCAATGGTTTGAAGGTCCCCAGGAAGCTCAAGGTTGCAAATGTTGGATACTGTGA
- the LOC105777707 gene encoding uncharacterized protein LOC105777707 isoform X3, which produces MFFSLIQQAKKLLVLALLFFFFLFVSSKVVFCSNPNLLAFCCVLDFPFPLLLAVSIGFITKEMQSGRPQSVVSPIPQRIHSFQAADTRGKHRIQAELKRLEQEARFLEEELELIERMEKASAACKEMFSNVESRPDPLLPMYVSTHIHEYHKWPYKSHVGSMV; this is translated from the exons ATGTTCTTTTCTCTGATACAACAAGCTAAAAAGCTTCTAGTTTTggctcttctttttttcttttttctttttgtttcttcaaaGGTTGTATTTTGCTCAAACCCAAATCTTTTGGCGTTTTGTTGTGTTCTAGATTTTCCTTTTCCCTTGTTGCTAGCTGTTTCAATTGGTTTTATTACAAAGGAGATGCAATCGGGTCGGCCACAATCCGTGGTAAGTCCGATTCCCCAGCGGATTCACTCTTTTCAAGCAGCTGATACCAGAGGGAAGCATAGGATACAAGCTGAACTCAAAAGGCTAGAGCAAGAAGCTAGATTCTTAGAG GAAGAACTGGAGCTGATAGAAAGGATGGAGAAGGCATCAGCTGCATGCAAAGA GATGTTTAGTAATGTCGAAAGTAGACCCGATCCACTACTTCCCATGTACGTCAGTACACACATTCATGAATAC CACAAATGGCCCTATAAATCCCATGTGGGATCAATGGTTTGA
- the LOC105777707 gene encoding uncharacterized protein LOC105777707 isoform X1 produces the protein MFFSLIQQAKKLLVLALLFFFFLFVSSKVVFCSNPNLLAFCCVLDFPFPLLLAVSIGFITKEMQSGRPQSVVSPIPQRIHSFQAADTRGKHRIQAELKRLEQEARFLEEELELIERMEKASAACKEMFSNVESRPDPLLPMYVSTHIHEYVRACVHAHILSFRIFLTIPKNCFHQFLTAQMAL, from the exons ATGTTCTTTTCTCTGATACAACAAGCTAAAAAGCTTCTAGTTTTggctcttctttttttcttttttctttttgtttcttcaaaGGTTGTATTTTGCTCAAACCCAAATCTTTTGGCGTTTTGTTGTGTTCTAGATTTTCCTTTTCCCTTGTTGCTAGCTGTTTCAATTGGTTTTATTACAAAGGAGATGCAATCGGGTCGGCCACAATCCGTGGTAAGTCCGATTCCCCAGCGGATTCACTCTTTTCAAGCAGCTGATACCAGAGGGAAGCATAGGATACAAGCTGAACTCAAAAGGCTAGAGCAAGAAGCTAGATTCTTAGAG GAAGAACTGGAGCTGATAGAAAGGATGGAGAAGGCATCAGCTGCATGCAAAGA GATGTTTAGTAATGTCGAAAGTAGACCCGATCCACTACTTCCCATGTACGTCAGTACACACATTCATGAATACGTACGTGCATGTGTACATGCACACATTCTTTCTTTCAGAATTTTTCTTACAATTccaaaaaattgttttcatCAATTTTTGACAGCACAAATGGCCCTATAA